One region of Eleutherodactylus coqui strain aEleCoq1 chromosome 5, aEleCoq1.hap1, whole genome shotgun sequence genomic DNA includes:
- the NUDT2 gene encoding bis(5'-nucleosyl)-tetraphosphatase [asymmetrical] translates to MAVRACGLIIFRKILVASVSDIEFLLLQTSYGIHHWTPPKGHVDPGEDDMTTALRETEEEAGLQPSQFHIVDGFRKELNYKVNDKPKTVIYWLGELIDRNAQVKLSHEHQDYRWLRLKEACAYSGYQDMQDTLNEAYQFLQGQTKP, encoded by the exons ATGGCAGTGAGAGCCTGCGGCCTGATCATCTTCAGAAAGATCCTAGTGGCCTCTGTTAGTGATATTGAGTTCCTTCTCCTTCAGACGTCTTATGGAATTCATCATTGGACCCCTCCAAAAG GCCACGTTGACCCCGGAGAAGATGACATGACAACAGCGTTACGTGAGACCGAGGAGGAGGCCGGATTGCAGCCCAGCCAGTTCCATATTGTGGATGGATTCAGAAAGGAATTAAATTACAAGGTCAATGACAAGCCAAAGACGGTCATCTACTGGCTGGGGGAGCTGATAGATCGAAACGCGCAAGTGAAGCTCTCACATGAGCACCAGGATTACCGCTGGCTGCGGCTGAAGGAGGCATGTGCCTACTCCGGATACCAGGATATGCAGGATACACTGAACGAAGCCTATCAATTCCTACAGGGCCAAACAAAGCCTTGA